From a single Silene latifolia isolate original U9 population chromosome 6, ASM4854445v1, whole genome shotgun sequence genomic region:
- the LOC141586741 gene encoding putative U3 small nucleolar RNA-associated protein 11, which translates to MSSIRNSVPKRPYKERSQPASRKKFGLLEKHKDYVIRAQNYHKKEEILQRLREKAANKNPDEFYFGMCRSKTVNGKHRALGEANKYTPDELLLMKTQDIGYVLQKIQSEKKKVEKLRAVLHSLDDQPSKKHIYFAEDSEEANEIQSRVSENDELPISGFLPPTIKRKMESSYRELEARMLRVKDLERVYAEMAMQKELQKKGKKRKLREDEVVNPTSRPVYKWKAERKR; encoded by the exons ATGTCGTCTATACGGAACTCTGTCCCAAAAAGACCCTATAAAGAGCGCTCTCAACC AGCTTCGAGGAAAAAATTCGGGCTTCTTGAGAAGCACAAGGATTATGTCATTCGTGCACAAAATTACCACAAAAAGGAAGAGATTTTACAG AGGCTTAGGGAAAAGGCGGCGAATAAGAACCCTGATGAATTTTATTTTGGCATGTGCAGAAGTAAAACCGTCAATGGAAAACATAGAGCTCT GGGTGAAGCTAATAAGTATACGCCTGATGAACTTTTGCTGATGAAAACTCAAGATATTGGATATGTGCTTCAAAAAATTCAGAGTGAAAAGAAG AAAGTTGAAAAGCTGAGAGCTGTGCTACACTCTTTGGATGACCAACCTTCAAAGAAACACATTTACTTTGCAGAAGACAG TGAAGAAGCTAATGAGATACAATCAAGAGTCTCGGAAAATGATGAGCTGCCTATATCAGGGTTCTTACCACCGACAATTAAGAG AAAGATGGAATCTTCCTATAGAGAGCTAGAGGCTAGAATGCTAAGAGTTAAAGATTTGGAGAGAGTCTATGCAGAGATGGCCATGCAGAAGGAACTACAG AAAAAGGGTAAAAAACGCAAATTAAGGGAAGACGAGGTCGTTAATCCAACCTCAAGGCCTGTGTATAAGTGGAAGGCAGAACGAAAGCGATGA